A single region of the Gephyromycinifex aptenodytis genome encodes:
- a CDS encoding amino acid ABC transporter ATP-binding protein, whose protein sequence is MTSPATGRRRLVVLDKVNKHYGALHVLQDIDLTIHEGEVVVLIGPSGSGKSTLCRTINRLETYETGSISIDGQPLPQEGKSLAKLRADVGMVFQSFNLFAHKTILENVTLGPIKVRGMSKSDADKRARELLERVGVGHQADKYPAQLSGGQQQRVAIARSLAMDPKVMLFDEPTSALDPEMINEVLDVMTELAKSGMTMIVVTHEMGFARRAADRVVFMADGQIVEQATPEEFFTNPQSERAKDFLGKILTH, encoded by the coding sequence ATGACCAGTCCTGCTACCGGCCGCCGCCGCCTCGTCGTCCTCGACAAGGTGAACAAGCATTACGGCGCCCTCCACGTCCTTCAGGACATCGACCTCACCATCCACGAGGGCGAGGTCGTCGTCCTCATCGGCCCCTCCGGCTCGGGCAAGTCGACGCTGTGTCGCACGATCAACCGACTGGAGACCTACGAGACGGGGTCCATCTCCATCGACGGCCAGCCCCTGCCCCAGGAGGGCAAGTCGCTCGCGAAGCTGCGCGCCGACGTCGGCATGGTGTTCCAGTCCTTCAACCTCTTCGCCCACAAGACGATCCTTGAGAACGTCACCCTCGGCCCGATCAAAGTCCGGGGGATGTCGAAGTCGGATGCCGACAAGCGTGCCCGCGAGCTCCTCGAGCGCGTCGGCGTCGGCCACCAGGCCGACAAGTACCCGGCTCAGCTCTCCGGCGGCCAGCAGCAGCGTGTGGCCATCGCTCGATCCCTGGCGATGGACCCCAAGGTCATGCTCTTCGACGAGCCGACCTCGGCCCTGGACCCCGAAATGATCAACGAAGTCCTCGACGTCATGACCGAGCTCGCGAAGTCCGGCATGACGATGATCGTCGTCACTCACGAGATGGGCTTCGCCCGCCGGGCCGCCGACCGCGTCGTGTTCATGGCCGACGGTCAAATCGTCGAACAGGCCACGCCCGAGGAGTTCTTCACGAACCCGCAGAGCGAGCGCGCCAAGGATTTCCTCGGCAAGATCCTCACCCACTGA
- a CDS encoding AzlC family ABC transporter permease produces MTPATRMGLSIGVATGLYGLSFGALGVAAGLSIAQTCALSLLMFTGGSQFALVGVISGGGTWPSAITAASLLGVRNAVYGVQLNELLRPRGSGRLLMAHLTIDESTATAVSQDEPADQRRGFWVAGLAVFVFWNLATFIGALAGESLGDPKAWGLDGAAVAAFLGLLWPRLRGRSAFEVAALCAGATLVATPFVPPGIPIILAGAIAVLVSWLRHRRDVATARVTA; encoded by the coding sequence ATGACACCCGCGACCCGGATGGGTCTGTCGATCGGCGTCGCCACGGGCCTGTACGGACTGAGTTTCGGCGCACTCGGCGTGGCGGCGGGCCTCAGCATCGCCCAGACGTGCGCCCTGTCGCTGCTGATGTTCACCGGCGGATCCCAGTTCGCGCTCGTCGGGGTGATCTCCGGCGGTGGTACCTGGCCCTCGGCCATCACAGCGGCCTCCCTTCTCGGAGTAAGAAACGCCGTGTACGGGGTTCAGCTCAACGAGCTGTTGCGCCCGCGCGGCAGCGGACGGCTCCTCATGGCCCACCTGACGATCGACGAATCCACCGCGACCGCCGTCAGTCAGGACGAACCGGCCGATCAGCGTCGCGGGTTCTGGGTCGCGGGGCTCGCCGTGTTCGTCTTCTGGAACCTCGCGACGTTCATCGGGGCCCTGGCGGGTGAGTCCCTGGGCGATCCGAAGGCCTGGGGGCTCGACGGTGCTGCCGTCGCGGCGTTCCTCGGTCTGCTCTGGCCGCGGCTTCGTGGCCGCAGCGCCTTCGAGGTAGCTGCGCTCTGCGCTGGGGCCACGCTCGTCGCGACGCCGTTCGTCCCGCCGGGTATCCCGATCATTCTCGCGGGCGCGATCGCGGTGCTCGTCTCCTGGCTGCGGCATCGCCGGGACGTCGCCACTGCAAGGGTGACGGCGTGA
- a CDS encoding AzlD domain-containing protein, with translation MSTWIGIGIACLVAYVTKLLGYLVPETVLDSPPIRTGSAAATVGLLTALVVANTFASGQQLVLDARILALLAAAVALTLRMPFIGVVVVGALAAALARMAGMA, from the coding sequence GTGAGCACCTGGATCGGGATCGGGATCGCCTGTCTCGTCGCCTACGTCACCAAGCTGCTCGGCTACCTCGTGCCCGAGACCGTGCTCGACTCGCCGCCGATCCGCACCGGCTCAGCGGCCGCGACGGTGGGTCTGCTGACGGCGCTGGTCGTCGCCAATACGTTCGCCTCGGGACAACAGCTCGTCCTCGATGCCCGGATCCTCGCGCTGCTGGCCGCGGCCGTCGCGCTCACGCTGCGGATGCCGTTCATTGGGGTGGTCGTCGTCGGCGCCCTCGCCGCGGCGCTGGCACGGATGGCGGGCATGGCCTGA
- a CDS encoding Lrp/AsnC family transcriptional regulator: MVEANADEGTVTRHTPQDPRPTLDEVDRVLAETLRRDGRATNATLAKAAGIAESTCTARLRRLQTLGVVTGVHAVVDHVALGRPVEALVSVRFSGQRRRDFERLRAELPMLPGVLQLFHVSGANDYLVHVAARSTSELRDFVLDHLTGRPDVAHAETSLVFDHVRGQAPL, from the coding sequence ATGGTCGAAGCTAATGCAGACGAGGGCACTGTGACGCGCCACACACCGCAGGATCCGCGCCCCACCTTGGACGAGGTCGACCGCGTCCTGGCCGAGACGCTGCGCCGCGACGGACGGGCGACGAACGCCACCTTGGCCAAAGCTGCCGGCATCGCCGAATCGACGTGCACCGCGCGGCTCCGCCGACTCCAGACGCTCGGAGTCGTCACCGGCGTGCACGCCGTGGTCGATCACGTGGCCCTCGGGCGTCCGGTAGAGGCGCTGGTATCGGTGCGCTTCTCCGGACAGCGCCGCCGCGACTTCGAACGGTTGCGCGCCGAGCTGCCCATGCTGCCGGGGGTGCTGCAGCTCTTCCACGTCTCAGGGGCGAACGACTACCTGGTGCACGTCGCGGCCCGTTCCACCTCGGAGTTGCGTGACTTCGTCCTGGACCATCTGACGGGTCGCCCCGACGTCGCCCACGCCGAGACCAGCCTCGTCTTCGATCACGTGCGGGGCCAGGCGCCACTGTGA